The Chiloscyllium plagiosum isolate BGI_BamShark_2017 chromosome 43, ASM401019v2, whole genome shotgun sequence genome includes a window with the following:
- the LOC122543432 gene encoding transcription factor HES-5-like → MKMAAESSDVREVKKLLKPLVEKRRRDRMNRSLDQLKSFLLTHSQNESFRNGKMEKAEILEMTVQYLKNAALANGPEHQGAEITRQNYEAGFKECLLQVNSFVRSCARFNSQSRSGLMEGLAVFLERASEKNSNRRMPECPSPSGPTLDPLRPGQRDSGAWDVGPAASNAVRPMAVVPAVASNSPASNVSHFLAARSAVSHQMPNPSDFTAKHHELYDSGSTPFLECPQKVIVSPKPVPGHQDSSRGTVSHSVWRPWP, encoded by the exons ATGAAGATGGCAGCAGAATCGTCTGATGTCAGGGAGGTTAAAAAG TTACTTAAACCTTTAGTGGAAAAACGGAGACGCGATCGAATGAACCGCAGTTTGGACCAACTGAAATCTTTCTTATTGACGCATTCCCAGAACGAG AGTTTCCGAAACGGTAAAATGGAGAAGGCTGAAATCTTAGAAATGACGGTTCAATATCTGAAAAACGCGGCGCTTGCGAATGGACCGG AACATCAGGGAGCAGAAATCACACGGCAGAACTACGAGGCTGGCTTTAAGGAGTGCCTCCTGCAGGTGAATAGCTTCGTTCGAAGCTGCGCCAGGTTCAACTCGCAGTCCCGGAGCGGTCTGATGGAGGGTCTAGCGGTCTTCCTGGAGCGAGCTTCCGAGAAGAACAGTAACCGCCGAATGCCGGAGTGCCCGAGCCCCTCCGGCCCCACTTTGGATCCTCTCCGACCAGGACAGCGAGATTCCGGGGCTTGGGATGTCGGTCCCGCCGCCTCCAACGCCGTGAGGCCAATGGCTGTTGTCCCCGCAGTCGCTAGCAACTCTCCCGCAAGCAATGTTTCGCATTTCCTCGCCGCTCGGTCCGCAGTCTCGCATCAGATGCCAAACCCCAGCGACTTCACAGCGAAACATCATGAACTTTATGACTCCGGCTCAACACCTTTTCTAGAGTGCCCCCAGAAAGTTATTGTTTCGCCAAAACCAGTCCCTGGTCACCAGGACTCATCGAGAGGGACTGTTTCACACAGTGTCTGGAGACCGTGGCCGTAG